A region of the Paracoccaceae bacterium genome:
ACGGCGTATGGGACGGCGCCACCGGGACGCTGTCCGAAACCTTCCGCTATGACAGCGGCGCGGTGCAGCACCGCGCCTGGACGCTGCACCTGTCGCCCGACGGCGCGATCCGCGCGACCGCCCCCGATGTGGTCGGCACGGGCGCCGGACGGGCCGAGGGGGCAGGCGTGGTGATGACCTACCGCATCAGGCTGGCGGCCGATGCCGGCGGGCATGTTCTGGACGTCACGGACTGGATGTATCTGATGGACAACGGAACCATCATCAACCGCAGCCAGTTCTTCAAGTTCGGGGTGAAGGTGGCCGAACTGGTGGCCACGATGCGCCCCGCCCCGGCCGTTGCGGCCGTGGCCACCCCCGACAGGCAGGAGCGCGCGGCATGAGGGACTGGACAGGAAAACGCTACTGGCTGGTGGGCGCGTCCGAGGGGCTGGGCCTTGCCCTCGCCCGCCGGATCAGCGGCGCCGGGGCCGAGGTGATCCTGTCCGCGCGATCCGCCGACCGTCTGGACCAGGCCGTTGCCGCGATGCCGGGCCGCGCACGCGCCATTCCCTGCGACGTGGCCGACAGCGCCTCGGTGCGCGCCGCGGCGGCCGAAGCGGGCGAGATCGACGGCGTCGTGTTCCTTGCCGGGGTCTACTGGCCGATGCGCGCGCAGCAGTGGGACGCCGACCGGGCCGAGGCGATGTGCGACATCAACCTGACCGGCTGCGCCCGGGTGATCGGCGCGGCCCTGCCGCAGATGGTGGCGCGAGACGCCGGTCATGTCGTGATCACCGGCTCGCTGTCGGGGTTCCGCGGCCTGCCGGGCGCCATCGGCTATGCCGCGTCCAAGGCGGGCACCATGGCGCTGGCCGAAAGCCTGCATGCCGACCTGCGCGGAACCGGCGTTCAGGTGCAGGTGGCCAACCCCGGCTTCATCCGCACCCGGCTGACGGCGAAGAACGACTTCGCCATGCCCTTCCTGATGGAGCCCGAAGCCGCCGCGCAGGAAATGTTCGAACTGATGTGCTCGGATCACTTCAAGCGCAGTTTCCCCTTCGTCTTCTCGATGTTCTTCCGCATCGGTCAGATGCTGCCCGACTGGCTCTGGTATCGGCTCGTGGGCGGGCGGAACGGCTGACCGCCCGCGGCCCCCGCGGAGCGCAGTTGTTAACAGAAGATTAACGCGGCCAGGTCAACCCATTGGAATCATTGATGCAGAAAAGCGTCCCACCGTGGGACGCCCTGCTCAGGCCAGGTGGTCCACCCGCGCCAGATACTGCGCCATCGTCTGCACCTCGCCCAGCCAGCGGCCCACCAGCCGGGGATCGTGCGGCGCAGGGTGGACGCCCGCGGGAAACTCGCGCGCCAGGACCGACTCGACCGCCAGCGACACCGGCCCCGAGACCAGCCGGCCCATCGCCGTGCCCCGCGCATCCCCCCAGGCATCCATCGCCCAGGTCCGGTGGTAGACCGGAATCCCGTCCCGCTCGGCCTTCAGGCTGACGAACAGCACCACCCTGTCGGGATCGTCCGCGCCCTCATAGGCGTTCCGGGCCCAGAACTCTGCCGCCATCTCGGCCAGCCGTGCCTCTCCCGCGGGCCCCTCCAGCCCCTCGATCTCGGCAAAGACCGGCGCCCATGCGTCCGACCACCCCAACAGCCGGATCGTCCCCCGCACGAAATCGCGCACCTTCCAGGCGGGATCGAAACGGTACTCGGCGATGAACGGGATCGAGTCGCGGTTCGGGTAGACCTCGAAGGTCTCGGGTTGCGGCAGCGGCG
Encoded here:
- a CDS encoding DUF3833 family protein, which codes for MTSTLAFLAGLAVALMLVALWSRRFGFRAQTPADLSGKGPHFDPRRHLSGPILCEGVIYGPTGRVASRFVADMNGVWDGATGTLSETFRYDSGAVQHRAWTLHLSPDGAIRATAPDVVGTGAGRAEGAGVVMTYRIRLAADAGGHVLDVTDWMYLMDNGTIINRSQFFKFGVKVAELVATMRPAPAVAAVATPDRQERAA
- a CDS encoding SDR family NAD(P)-dependent oxidoreductase yields the protein MRDWTGKRYWLVGASEGLGLALARRISGAGAEVILSARSADRLDQAVAAMPGRARAIPCDVADSASVRAAAAEAGEIDGVVFLAGVYWPMRAQQWDADRAEAMCDINLTGCARVIGAALPQMVARDAGHVVITGSLSGFRGLPGAIGYAASKAGTMALAESLHADLRGTGVQVQVANPGFIRTRLTAKNDFAMPFLMEPEAAAQEMFELMCSDHFKRSFPFVFSMFFRIGQMLPDWLWYRLVGGRNG